The Ailuropoda melanoleuca isolate Jingjing unplaced genomic scaffold, ASM200744v2 unplaced-scaffold68087, whole genome shotgun sequence genome includes the window CACCGCGGGCTCGTGCAGATGGGTCATCATGGCCATGTCCTCGATCTTGTCGTACTTGGGAGGGTTCATGGAGAAGACTTGGTCTTCCTTAACTGTGACAGTCTGTTAAGAAAAGAAGGAGCCAGTGCATATCAGCTGAGTAGCAGAAAAGGATCAATTATGCCTTCCCACCCTCCTTTGTGTTACTTACAGCCCCGGCATCAGTCTTCACTGTCacctttcccccttccctgctctgcacTGTACTTTTCACGTAGGACTCCTTAGCATCCACCACAAAGACAGAATTCTTGGCATCAAAGGGCCTATTCTGGGCCTCAATGCGCTCCTTTTCAGACTTCCGGAGGTACGGAGCAGCCTCCCCGAAAACGGCCATCTCAGCGTCGGAGCTCATAGCTGGAGGTTATTGGTGGCAGCACAGCACCGGGGTACCTGGAGGGCAGAGACAGAGCTGGACAGTGTCCCAGGGTGAGGGTGGACGTTGTCCTGTTGGTTTCACACTTCTGCGCCTCATTGGCCTGGCCTATTTCCTCAGCCCCGCCTGTAGGGATCACGCCTGTGTCCTGTGCAAAGGCGCTGAGAGATCCGATCATGGACTTGAAAGCCTTATGTTGGGAGCTTACTTCTTGTGATGTTGTAAGCCTCTGTTCCATCCTCTGTGCTGTGAGCCTTTGTAGACGAATATGGAGGAGTTCGTGTTGTAGTCAGCAGCGTTCGGCATGCCCCGGTGTgctcagaatctttttttctacttgctttgctttgctttctttctctactcCCCCTTcccacattattattattattattattattttttttttggcattgcggtgatacaaagaaatgcagaataaCTGTTTCCAGTGGGTTTACAACCTGaacctattttaaaaactcaaatatttagTATAATTTTCCTCCTGgcccaaattactaaaatcagatgGATACACTGGAcgcaaatattattaaaatcgGATGGATGAAAAGGTGCCTTTGTTCGTTCAGGACACAGCCCAGATTGAAAACACTAAATAGGCACAGATAATCCCC containing:
- the LOC117800322 gene encoding myosin-4-like; the protein is MSSDAEMAVFGEAAPYLRKSEKERIEAQNRPFDAKNSVFVVDAKESYVKSTVQSREGGKVTVKTDAGATVTVKEDQVFSMNPPKYDKIEDMAMMTHLHEP